A window from Candidatus Nitrosotenuis uzonensis encodes these proteins:
- a CDS encoding preprotein translocase subunit Sec61beta encodes MSSSGKKKGAPLPASSAGLLRFFEDETKGYRLDPRIVVSIPVGLIVVSWLLDIFLIK; translated from the coding sequence ATGAGCAGTAGCGGCAAGAAAAAAGGAGCCCCACTTCCAGCATCAAGCGCTGGCCTGTTGCGCTTCTTTGAAGACGAAACAAAAGGCTACAGACTGGATCCAAGAATTGTAGTTTCAATTCCTGTCGGACTGATTGTAGTATCTTGGCTTTTAGACATCTTCCTGATAAAGTAG
- the yciH gene encoding stress response translation initiation inhibitor YciH encodes MAVICNTCGLPEDLCACGDLNKESSKIVVRLEERRFKKKGTMIEGLNSKLNDIHGTLSELKKKYACGGTAKDDYIFLQGDHRETMKETLVKLGYSESSIEVH; translated from the coding sequence ATGGCGGTAATTTGCAACACTTGTGGTCTTCCTGAAGATTTGTGTGCCTGCGGTGATCTTAACAAAGAATCATCAAAGATTGTTGTTCGTTTAGAAGAAAGGAGATTCAAAAAGAAAGGCACCATGATTGAAGGTCTCAATTCAAAGCTGAATGACATTCACGGTACCCTCTCTGAGTTGAAAAAAAAATATGCTTGCGGTGGAACTGCAAAGGATGATTATATCTTTCTGCAAGGCGACCACCGCGAGACCATGAAAGAGACATTGGTCAAGCTAGGATATTCTGAATCAAGCATCGAAGTTCATTAG
- a CDS encoding Sjogren's syndrome/scleroderma autoantigen 1 family protein, with amino-acid sequence MSDALRKKAVEMLLKGATLLAEPCPYCSGVRVLKDGNALCVSCGREPDKEKMEQAKKKDDSDPLLQTLQKKLDKLTEELDAEKDYQKQQQILQSINALIETIQKIKK; translated from the coding sequence ATGTCTGACGCATTAAGAAAAAAAGCAGTGGAGATGTTGCTAAAAGGAGCCACGCTTCTTGCAGAGCCGTGTCCATATTGCAGCGGAGTGCGGGTATTAAAGGACGGAAACGCACTATGTGTCAGCTGTGGAAGGGAACCTGACAAGGAAAAGATGGAACAGGCCAAGAAAAAGGACGACTCTGATCCGCTTCTGCAGACACTCCAGAAAAAACTTGACAAGCTTACAGAAGAGCTGGACGCAGAAAAAGACTATCAAAAACAACAGCAAATTCTCCAGTCAATTAATGCGCTTATTGAGACTATTCAGAAGATCAAAAAGTGA
- a CDS encoding CPBP family intramembrane glutamic endopeptidase gives MQSYKIFQGIAIPYSALVSVVFGLMIFSFPIGAYLFFNSNLGGSIDYQYPLYEIEFIKALDLQWTSEIQIGDVFIAVWIFFLVIFVIASLGPSRNFMRVLSPIMSGTAEHQDGNYLVHTIKWFSVIIILSAAIDVVQRSFGVNITPPPFGNDLVQLLSVTFAPIIEEIGFRIILVGIPVFLLYAKRASAKDFFRSLWNPSAVLSISDVRKALIVIIASAALFGLAHVMSEQGWTSGKMAQATMSGIIIGWVYIRYGFVSALLIHWATNYMVFSYGYLVASVNDVKIMDAFSHSLIQTIEILLVVTGVLSLAMIWLGRRKALNV, from the coding sequence TTGCAATCATACAAGATATTTCAGGGCATTGCGATTCCTTATTCTGCCCTAGTATCGGTAGTTTTTGGCCTGATGATTTTCTCGTTTCCCATAGGGGCATATCTTTTCTTTAATTCAAATCTTGGCGGCAGTATAGACTACCAGTACCCACTATATGAGATAGAGTTTATCAAGGCACTAGACCTCCAGTGGACCTCGGAGATCCAAATTGGCGATGTATTCATAGCAGTATGGATTTTCTTTCTTGTCATTTTCGTGATTGCAAGCCTTGGGCCAAGCAGAAATTTTATGCGCGTCCTCTCCCCAATAATGTCAGGCACTGCAGAGCACCAGGATGGCAACTATCTTGTCCACACGATAAAATGGTTCTCAGTTATAATCATACTATCGGCTGCAATAGATGTAGTACAACGTAGCTTTGGAGTAAACATCACGCCTCCACCGTTTGGAAATGATCTTGTACAGCTTCTCTCAGTGACATTTGCGCCAATAATAGAAGAGATAGGATTTAGAATCATACTTGTTGGCATTCCCGTCTTTTTGCTGTACGCAAAAAGAGCATCAGCCAAGGACTTTTTCAGATCTTTGTGGAATCCATCGGCAGTACTTTCGATATCAGATGTAAGAAAAGCTTTGATAGTAATCATAGCGTCGGCCGCCCTGTTCGGCCTTGCACACGTAATGAGTGAGCAGGGGTGGACCTCAGGCAAGATGGCACAGGCCACTATGAGTGGCATCATAATAGGTTGGGTGTACATAAGATATGGCTTCGTCTCCGCCCTGCTTATACACTGGGCCACAAACTATATGGTTTTCTCATACGGATATCTTGTTGCAAGCGTCAATGATGTAAAGATAATGGACGCATTCTCCCACTCACTCATTCAAACAATAGAGATTCTTCTTGTGGTAACAGGAGTACTCTCGCTTGCGATGATTTGGCTTGGTCGCAGAAAAGCACTAAATGTTTAA